Within the uncultured Draconibacterium sp. genome, the region ATTGCGCTGGTTTATTTTGTCAGTTTTATTGCCGGAATGTTTGGTGCCGAAATGTCGTTTTTATACGGCAATTCAAATCTCAGTATCGGAATTAGCCTGTTTGTTGTTGCCATTGTAGCATTAAATCTGGTGCTTGACTTCTCATTTATCGAGCGGGCTGCAGAATCGGGTGCTCCCAAATATATGGAGTGGTACGGAGCTTTTGGACTAATGGTAACACTCGTCTGGTTATATCTTGAAATTCTGCGTCTGCTATCGAAAGTGGCCAGCCGCGATTAATACTATTGTAAAATATAGAATACCTTAATTCAATTTTAAAAGAGGACTTATTCTGAATGAAAGGATAAGTCCTCTTTTCATTTTTAACTGCGAAATATTATTTTCGAATATTGTTCAACCATAAACCAGAAAGGATGGAGGTTATTCAGGTTACCGGTAAAAACCTGGTCGATGATTTTCATAAAGTACCGGAATTAATTTACAAAGATGATCCCAATTGGATACCCCAACTTCGGATGCTGATCGAAAATACTTTTGATCCGGGAAAAAATGGCCGTTTCAAAAAAGGCGATGCGCGGCGTTGGGTACTAAAAAAGGATGGAAAATTAGTTGGCCGGATTGCCGCATTTTACGATGATGATTATTCTTCGGGTTACGATCAGCCCACCGGATGTTGTGGTTTTTTCGAGTGCGAAAATGATGAAAAAGCAGCATTTAAACTGTTTGATACGGCACGTGACTGGTTGAAAGAGAAGGGGATGGAAGCTATGGATGGCCCGGTAAATTTCGATGAGAATTTCTTCTTCTGGGGAATATTAAAAGAAGGATTTCGGCCACAAACGTTTGGGATGAACTATAACCCGCCGTATTACAACGATTTATTTGCCGTCTACGGTTTTAAAACCTATTACGAACAATACAGCTACTCGTTGGATATAACAAATCCCGACTTGCCCGATAGGTTTTGGAAAATTGCAGAATGGGTGGCGAAAAAACCGGGTTATTCTTTTGAGCATTTTTCCATGAAAAGTCAGGATAAGTACATCCGGGATTTTATTGAAATTCATCAAAAGGCCTGGGGAAATCATGGTAATTATAAACCGTTAAAATATCAGTTATTGAAAGATCTTTTGTCGGGTGCGAAAATTATTCTCGATGAGGAATTTAT harbors:
- a CDS encoding GNAT family N-acetyltransferase — protein: MEVIQVTGKNLVDDFHKVPELIYKDDPNWIPQLRMLIENTFDPGKNGRFKKGDARRWVLKKDGKLVGRIAAFYDDDYSSGYDQPTGCCGFFECENDEKAAFKLFDTARDWLKEKGMEAMDGPVNFDENFFFWGILKEGFRPQTFGMNYNPPYYNDLFAVYGFKTYYEQYSYSLDITNPDLPDRFWKIAEWVAKKPGYSFEHFSMKSQDKYIRDFIEIHQKAWGNHGNYKPLKYQLLKDLLSGAKIILDEEFIWYAYHNGKPIAFFMQIPDLNQILQKLKTGKLSLWQGLRLLYLKKRKTMTRCRVIVLGVVPGYQGKGIESAIFHHLKKVMLRKKWYDDMEMSWIGDFNPKMNAMFKSFGANRTQTHCTLRYLFDREKEFVRAPIIE